The genomic window TCCCCAAGAACCAAAGATGATTTTGCCTTGGTAAATGAGTGGTTTGCCTACAATAGTGCCTTCAACTTCCTTAAATTGCCATTTTAGTTTGCCAGTTTTTACATCCAAAGCACTAAAGGTATTGTCGCTAGCTCCTATAAAAAGAACATCAGCTTGGATAACTGGCGAACCTAGTACCGATTTTTGAGCGGCCGTTTTCCAAGCGAGTTTACCGTTTTTTAAATGTAATGCGTAAATATTTCCATCGCCCGAGCCAAAAATCACTAGATCATTATTAATTATTGGAGATGAATAGATTGCTCCTTTGGTTTGGTACGTCCAGGCAGGTTTACCTGTTTTTCTGTTTAGGGCTTCTACTAAACCTAAGCTATTGCCAAAGATCACTAAATTATTGTTGTAGGCAGGTGTATTTACCACATTGGCATTAGAATGATAAGTCCAAACTGGTTTTACATTTGTATATTTTTTATTGATAGAAAAATCTGGTCGTTCGTAAGCTTTGCCATCGTTAACAAAAGTTTTTAAGGCAATTTTACGCCAGGTTGCTAAAGTTTCTCCGTTAGGTTTTCTGGTAGTGAAAAACACAGAATCTTTGGTCATATCTACAATGTTGTAGCCACCAATGCTATCTTTTGCTCTCAGGTTAGATCTACCCATGGTACCTGCTATGCCTTCAAAATTGTAGGCTTTGTTTTGATGGCCGTGCCCACAAATCGCGTATTGGATGTTTTTGGTTTTTAATCGGTCTACGGTTTCGTACCAATTGTCTAAACTGTTATCTAAAGGGTAATGATTGATATAAACAATGGGCATGGTCTTCGGCGTTTTGTTGAGCACGCTATCTAACCAAACGGTGGCATCACGAGGGATGTGGCCATCGCTCATGCGTACATAAGGCCCCGAAGCACAAGCAATAAAACGGAAGCCATTGTAATCGAAAGTGAATTTATCGTAGCCAAACTCTTTGATGAAAGAAACACCGCCAGATTCGGACCAACCTGTATCATGGTTGCCAGGTATAACGTAGAATTTTTTATTTAAGCCTGAGAGAATTTCTTTGGCAAGTTTTAGCTCATCGTTAGTGCCCATTTCGGTAATATCGCCAGTTACCACTACAAAATCGATATCTTTTTGCGAGTTAATGTCGGCTACGGTTCTTCTCAAATCTTCTTCGCCTGTTGCGGTGCCTACATGCGTATCGGTTACAAAGGCATATTTAAAGTTTTGTGCGTAGCCGAAATTTGCAATCAATAAAAAGATTGCAATACAGAAATTCTTCATTGTGTGTTCCTCTTTATTATGGGAGAGGGAAATTAGGCTAAATATTTTTGGTAGAAGAATTCCAACGAAATTTTGACGTATAAGATGAGGTTTTCCATATTGTTTGATTTTAGTAAATTATTTGAAGCTCTCCGTTGTTACAATTTACTGATTTTGGCCCGCCAACAAGTGCACAGTCAGAAATAACCGACCATTTTTTATTATAGCGTATCTCGAGGTCGGTATAATTTGCTGCTAGTTTTTCTAATTCTTGTACATTGATGGTGTTGGTGTATGCCACGTAAGAAGAGGGGCCACCACATGCCTTGTTTCCAAATGGAAGAGTTTGAATGTTTATGTCGTCTCCACAACGGCTAGACTCTGCCAAGGCCCTGATTTTTGTTAAGAGTTGAGCCAATTCCTGTTGGTCTTCATTTTGTGTTTTTTCTTTGTCGCAGCTACTTATAAAAATTGCTGTGCAAAAAATTACAGCATATACAAGTGAATTTAGTTTTTTCATTGATTTAGGTTTTGTAGCCCATACGCAGGCTCGTTGTTAAACGCTACAAGGTGACGAAAATAGGAGCAATGTTTTTTGTAAAATAAACCTGTATTGAAGCGTAAATACTTTTTGGAGCGTCAATTTCGACGAAGTATGAGGAGAAATCTTCAAATTAAATGCTGCTGTCAACAAGATTTCTCTCTACGTTCGAAATGACGGAGGACAGCATACAAAAAGATTGAAGCGGAAAGCAGGACTAGCAAAACCTATGAAACACCACATTAGCTTTACTTAAATATAACAATTCTCATTTCATTATCGGAAGAAATATTGTATCTTTGCCCCGCAAATAAGAAAACTAATTTATTTGCTATGCAACTCGATCCCCAAAAATTTATTGCTTTAGGTTTAACATACGATGACGTATTGTTAGTACCTGCATATTCGGAAATTTTACCTCGCGACGTTAACACCAGCACCCATTTAACCAAGAAAATTCAATTGAATGTACCTCTGGTTTCTGCAGCTATGGACACGGTTACCGAGGCAGAATTGGCTATTGCCATTGCACAAAATGGTGGCATCGGGATGTTGCACAAAAACATGAGTATCGAAAGGCAGGCAGAAGAAGTTCGCAAAGTAAAACGTTCGGAAAGTGGCATGATCCAAGATCCGGTAACTTTGTTAGAAACTTCGGTAGTTGCAGATGCTTTTAAAATCATGAAAGAGCATAAAATTGGTGGTATCCCTGTGGTAAGTGCCGATAATAAATTGGTAGGCATCATTACCAACCGCGATTTGCGCTTCCAAAAGGATATGAGCAAGCCTATTGCGCAAGTAATGACTAAAGAAAA from Pedobacter sp. SL55 includes these protein-coding regions:
- a CDS encoding PQQ-binding-like beta-propeller repeat protein, encoding MKNFCIAIFLLIANFGYAQNFKYAFVTDTHVGTATGEEDLRRTVADINSQKDIDFVVVTGDITEMGTNDELKLAKEILSGLNKKFYVIPGNHDTGWSESGGVSFIKEFGYDKFTFDYNGFRFIACASGPYVRMSDGHIPRDATVWLDSVLNKTPKTMPIVYINHYPLDNSLDNWYETVDRLKTKNIQYAICGHGHQNKAYNFEGIAGTMGRSNLRAKDSIGGYNIVDMTKDSVFFTTRKPNGETLATWRKIALKTFVNDGKAYERPDFSINKKYTNVKPVWTYHSNANVVNTPAYNNNLVIFGNSLGLVEALNRKTGKPAWTYQTKGAIYSSPIINNDLVIFGSGDGNIYALHLKNGKLAWKTAAQKSVLGSPVIQADVLFIGASDNTFSALDVKTGKLKWQFKEVEGTIVGKPLIYQGKIIFGSWGRHLYALDINTGALLWKWNNGHANRMFSPAMVTPVATNNTIYIAAPDRVLTAIDATTGQTLWRNSEAKVRESIGLSADSALIYGKTMQDEIVAYKTTRTDEGVAWKYNAGYGYEHTPSDLIEKNGKLFFGTKNGTVYCIDPLAKKTLWAHKIDNAMVNTFKVIDDKTLVVSTMDGKIVLLKEN